The Aquincola tertiaricarbonis genomic sequence GCTGTCAAAACGGCCAGTGCAGCGCACGGCGCCATGGCTGGCGGCGCGTTCACGCAGCCATTCGTCGAACACCTCGCGGTCCACCATGCCGACGAAACCGCCTTCGATCGGGATGTCCACCTGCGCGCCGGTGGGCGACACCATGCGCGCCGCCTGGGCACGCGCCACCAGCAAATGGTCGGGGATCTGGAAGTCGCGGATCAGCCGCGGCGGCACCGCGCCGCCGCAGGGCTTGGGGCGGCCGGCGCGGTCGAGCAGCAGCACCCGGTGGCCGGCACTGGCCAGGTCGTCGGCCGCGGTGGCACCGGCGGGGCCGCCACCGACCACGACGACGTCGAACAGCGTGTCCATCGCCAGCACGGGCTCGGCGCTGCGCAGGTCAGGGGTGCTCATTGCACCACCCGCCACACGGCATGGTCCAGCACCACCGCCGGTTCGCGGTCGGGGGCAGCGTGGCGGCGGCCGGGCCGTCGCGGCCGGTTGCCCGGCGCGGGGCTGAAGGCCAGCCAGGCGGCCCACAGGAACAGCAGCGACTCGGCCCCGAACACCGCGGCATAAGCCATCGCGGGTGAAGACAGCAGCTGGTGCGCCAGGTCGCTGGCGCCGGTGCCCACCAGGCCACCCAGCGCAAAGGCGATGGCCTGCGCCGCGCCCCAGAGGCCGATGCGCACGCCCTCGCGGGACGGCGGTCCTTCACCGGCCAGCCGCATCATCGAGCCGATGGCCGACACCGCGAACGCGCCGTTGGCCACGCCCAGCAGAAACACATTGGCCTGCAGCGGATAACCCGGCCCGGCCACCGCGGCCAGCACCAGCCCGCCCAGCGCAACGCAGGAGGCGATGCAGCCGCCCGCCGTCCACGCCGGCAGCGAGCCCAAGGCCCGCCCGCGCCAGCGCCCACCGGCCGCCGCCGCGGCCAGCATGCCCAGCAGCACGCCGCCATGCTGCACGCCCGACAGCTGCGTCGATTGCCCGGGCGTGAAGCCGAACAGGCTGCCGGCAAAGGGCTCCAGGATCAGGTCCTGCGCGCTGTAAGCCAGCATCGAGACGAAGATGAAGAGCGTGAAGCGCCGGGCCGGCGGATCGGCCCACACCTCGCGCAGCGCGGCGATGAAGGCACCGCGGTCCGGGCCGGGGGCGGGGGCTGCGGCGGGCGAGCCCTCGGC encodes the following:
- a CDS encoding BCD family MFS transporter; the protein is MGHSGNRGNATFGIVQVLRLGLVQACLGGLVVLMTSTLNRVMVVELALPALLPGVLVALHYAVQISRPRMGWGSDVGGRRTPWIVGGMAVLAAGAVLASASVAWMETQRAAGVALAFVAFVLIGLGVAACGTTLLVLLAKRVPAQRRGAAATTVWVMMILGFAVTAGTAGRFLDPYSPARLLAVTGVVAAIAVVVTWLATWRLEGPATGTAEGSPAAAPAPGPDRGAFIAALREVWADPPARRFTLFIFVSMLAYSAQDLILEPFAGSLFGFTPGQSTQLSGVQHGGVLLGMLAAAAAGGRWRGRALGSLPAWTAGGCIASCVALGGLVLAAVAGPGYPLQANVFLLGVANGAFAVSAIGSMMRLAGEGPPSREGVRIGLWGAAQAIAFALGGLVGTGASDLAHQLLSSPAMAYAAVFGAESLLFLWAAWLAFSPAPGNRPRRPGRRHAAPDREPAVVLDHAVWRVVQ